From one Magnolia sinica isolate HGM2019 chromosome 18, MsV1, whole genome shotgun sequence genomic stretch:
- the LOC131232784 gene encoding uncharacterized protein LOC131232784 — translation MNGALLVLPDILYDQTVENITTTFFKCTRWQFEETTDPINCPYHYFCDSTYAGNYPPLIDFSVLFFFTASFLLTVAFTVSDIKRSSTAARLSHRKRRYWLPSGPVALPFILLAFAKGHRINTAFPLSNTGPAILQLVLVSALAFENMGEKSMKYVLFEASTVSGILHASLYLDSVILPYYTGLEAIVLSSFSGECGSCVCRREALIAGGSLVLYRGWSATTFSVVGTLCSRMVCALVGEDRGSGMMKKVLEGLGWILISADAVYLIRYSPRSGFLEQAAYGGVCVLILLQLLKKMCNMLGCTKTFRSKEIDMELQQSNSMVAGI, via the coding sequence ATGAACGGCGCGCTTCTAGTGCTACCAGATATCCTATATGATCAGACGGTGGAAAACATCACAACCACATTCTTCAAATGCACCCGATGGCAGTTTGAAGAAACCACAGACCCCATCAACTGCCCCTACCATTACTTCTGCGATAGTACCTACGCCGGAAATTACCCACCTCTTATCGATTTTTCAGTGCTTTTCTTCTTCACAGCTTCCTTCCTTTTGACGGTAGCTTTCACTgtatccgacatcaaacgaagcTCGACCGCCGCTCGTTTAAGTCACCGGAAGAGGCGGTATTGGTTACCGTCTGGCCCAGTCGCCCTCCCATTCATCCTCCTAGCCTTTGCCAAGGGTCACCGGATAAACACCGCTTTCCCTCTCTCAAACACGGGGCCCGCCATCCTCCAGCTAGTCCTAGTCTCTGCGCTCGCCTTCGAGAACATGGGTGAGAAGAGCATGAAGTATGTTTTATTCGAAGCATCGACGGTTTCGGGAATCTTGCATGCAAGCTTGTATCTGGATTCTGTCATCTTGCCTTACTACACAGGGTTGGAAGCTATAGTGCTTTCGAGCTTTTCGGGCGAGTGTGGATCTTGTGTTTGTCGTAGAGAGGCTCTGATTGCTGGTGGGAGCTTGGTTTTGTATAGGGGTTGGTCGGCTACAACGTTTTCTGTCGTCGGTACTCTGTGTTCGAGGATGGTTTGTGCATTGGTTGGGGAAGACAGAGGAAGTGGAATGATGAAGAAGGTGTTGGAAGGTCTGGGTTGGATCTTGATTTCAGCGGATGCAGTTTATCTCATTAGGTATTCTCCACGATCTGGGTTTCTTGAACAGGCTGCCTATGGAGGTGTTTGTGTTTTGATTTTGCTTCAGTTGTTGAAGAAGATGTGTAATATGTTGGGTTGCACGAAGACATTTCGTTCAAAGGAAATCGATATGGAATTGCAACAGTCGAATAGTATGGTGGCGGGAATATGA